One window from the genome of Dioscorea cayenensis subsp. rotundata cultivar TDr96_F1 chromosome 3, TDr96_F1_v2_PseudoChromosome.rev07_lg8_w22 25.fasta, whole genome shotgun sequence encodes:
- the LOC120254199 gene encoding alanine--tRNA ligase, chloroplastic/mitochondrial-like has product MELCGGTHVNNTSEIRGFKIISEQGIASGVRRIEAVAGDSYVEYVNTRDNYMKRLCSMLKVKAEDVTNRVESILDELITTRTQVSNLRSQMAVLKASLIVSKAFMIENTNIRIVVENMDDIDADALKSAAEYLVNSLQDPAAVVLGSCPGDGKVSLVAAFSPGVVKMGIQAGKFIGGIAKICGGGGGGRPNFAQAGGRNPDKLLVALEKRSSGIICSSW; this is encoded by the exons ATGGAACTTTGTGGTGGTACACATGTAAACAACACTTCAGAAATTCGTggtttcaaaataatttcagaGCAGGGTATCGCATCTGGAGTAAGGCGTATTGAAGCTGTTGCTGGTGATTCTTATGTTGAATATGTCAATACCcgagataattatatgaaacGCCTATGCTCCATGCTTAAA gtgaaAGCCGAAGATGTCACCAATCGTGTGGAAAGCATTCTAGATGAGCTGATAACGACAAGGACTCAAGTTTCAAACCTGCGCAGTCAAATGGCAGTTCTTAAGGCATCACTTATTGTAAGCAAAGCTTTCATGATTGAGAACACAAATATCAG AATTGTGGTTGAAAATATGGATGACATTGACGCTGATGCATTGAAGAGTGCTGCCGAATATCTTGTCAATTCATTGCAAGACCCAGCCGCTGTGGTTCTCGGTTCATGCCCTGGAGATGGAAAAGTTAGTTTGGTTGCTGCATTTAGTCCCGGAGTTGTCAAGATGGGGATTCAAGCTGGAAAGTTTATTGGAGGAATAGCAAAAATTTGCGGTGGAGGAGGTGGGGGAAGACCAAATTTTGCTCAGGCCGGTGGAAGGAATCCCGATAAGTTATTGGTAGCCCTTGAAAAGCGCTCGAGCGGAATTATTTGCAGCTCTTGGTGA